One segment of Moorella sp. E308F DNA contains the following:
- the lepA gene encoding translation elongation factor 4 yields MTELKNIRNFCIIAHIDHGKSTLADRLLEYTGALSKREMVDQVLDTLELERERGITIKLQAVRLNYRARDGQEYVLNLIDTPGHVDFTYEVSRSLAACEGALLVIDAAQGIEAQTLANVYLALEHNLEIIPVINKIDLPNAEPERVRREIEDVIGLDAGEAILASAKTGVGTEEILEAIVRRIPPPRGDREAPLKALIFDSIFDSYRGAIPYIRVVEGRVQKGDRIRFMATGAEFEVNEVGIFTPAPRQVTALAAGEVGFLSASIKNVKDTRVGDTITSATRPAGEPLPGYRRVMPMVYCGLFPVDSEQFDSLRDALEKLQLNDASLSFEPETSVALGFGFRCGFLGLLHMEIIQERLEREYGLELITTAPSVVYRVVRTDGRVEMVDNPTALPAPNLIDHIEEPYVEATIMTPKEYVGPVMELCQEKRGTFLNMDYLSEKRVALKYDLPLAEIIYDFFDQLKSRTRGYASLDYEVKGYRPAELVKMDILINNEVVDALSVITHRDQAYHRGRALVERLRQLIPRQLFDVPIQAAIGSRVIARETIPALRKNVLAKCYGGDVTRKRKLLEKQKEGKKRMKQVGTVDIPQEAFMAVLKVGKS; encoded by the coding sequence GTGACGGAGCTGAAAAATATCCGTAATTTCTGCATCATTGCCCATATTGACCACGGCAAGTCTACCCTGGCCGACCGCCTCCTGGAGTATACCGGCGCTTTGAGCAAGCGGGAGATGGTGGATCAGGTCCTGGATACTCTGGAATTGGAACGGGAGCGAGGCATCACCATCAAGCTCCAGGCGGTCCGCCTGAATTATCGCGCCCGGGACGGCCAGGAATATGTGCTAAACTTGATTGACACTCCGGGGCACGTGGACTTTACCTATGAAGTATCCCGGAGCCTGGCTGCCTGTGAAGGAGCGCTGCTCGTAATTGACGCGGCCCAGGGCATTGAGGCCCAGACCCTGGCCAATGTTTACCTCGCCCTGGAACACAACCTGGAAATTATCCCGGTCATCAATAAAATCGACCTGCCTAATGCCGAGCCGGAACGGGTACGCCGCGAGATAGAGGACGTCATCGGCCTGGACGCCGGTGAAGCCATCCTGGCCTCGGCCAAGACCGGGGTGGGGACGGAAGAGATCCTGGAGGCCATTGTCCGGCGCATTCCCCCGCCCCGGGGCGACAGAGAAGCGCCGCTGAAGGCGCTGATTTTTGATTCCATCTTTGACAGCTACCGGGGGGCTATCCCCTATATCAGGGTTGTCGAGGGCCGGGTGCAGAAAGGCGACCGCATCCGTTTCATGGCCACGGGGGCCGAATTTGAAGTCAATGAGGTGGGCATTTTCACCCCGGCGCCGCGGCAGGTTACAGCACTAGCCGCCGGGGAGGTAGGCTTTCTTTCCGCCAGTATAAAAAATGTCAAGGATACCCGCGTCGGCGACACCATTACCAGCGCTACCCGGCCGGCCGGGGAGCCCCTGCCGGGCTACCGCAGGGTAATGCCCATGGTTTACTGCGGCCTGTTCCCGGTGGACTCGGAACAATTTGACAGCCTGCGGGACGCCCTGGAAAAGCTGCAGTTAAATGACGCCTCACTAAGTTTTGAGCCGGAAACATCGGTGGCCTTAGGATTCGGCTTTCGCTGCGGTTTCCTGGGACTCCTGCACATGGAGATTATTCAGGAGCGGTTGGAAAGGGAGTACGGCCTGGAACTCATAACTACCGCGCCCAGCGTAGTCTACCGGGTGGTGCGCACTGACGGGCGGGTGGAGATGGTTGACAATCCCACCGCCCTGCCGGCACCTAACCTGATAGACCATATTGAAGAACCCTACGTCGAGGCCACCATTATGACACCCAAAGAATATGTAGGTCCGGTAATGGAACTCTGCCAGGAGAAACGCGGCACTTTCCTTAATATGGATTACCTTTCGGAGAAAAGGGTGGCTTTAAAGTACGACCTGCCCCTGGCGGAAATAATCTATGACTTCTTTGACCAGCTTAAAAGCCGGACGCGGGGTTACGCTTCCCTGGATTATGAAGTCAAGGGCTACCGGCCGGCGGAACTGGTAAAGATGGATATCCTTATTAATAATGAAGTGGTGGATGCCCTGTCGGTGATCACCCACCGGGACCAGGCCTACCACCGCGGCCGCGCCCTGGTGGAACGCCTGCGCCAGCTGATACCCCGCCAGCTCTTTGACGTGCCCATCCAGGCCGCCATCGGCAGCCGGGTCATCGCCCGGGAAACCATCCCGGCGCTGCGCAAAAACGTCCTGGCCAAGTGTTATGGCGGTGATGTGACGCGGAAGCGCAAGCTCCTGGAGAAACAAAAGGAAGGTAAAAAGCGCATGAAACAGGTGGGCACGGTGGACATCCCCCAGGAGGCCTTTATGGCCGTGCTGAAGGTAGGGAAGTCGTAG
- the holA gene encoding DNA polymerase III subunit delta encodes MDWQELDRELEQGKIAPVYLFYGNESYLLERALKTLQEKLVPGEVAAFDYQELDGRELTAGTIVLVAATLPALAPRRLVVVKDPAPEILQAGAGELLAYLENPAPTTCLILAVNGSIDKRLKLVRLIQQTGRVVEFLPLKAADLEKWLQREAREEGYILPPAAARALVQASGGDLRLAMNELYKVMTFTGQPGTITPADVEVLVPAAAAQTTIFQLVDALGNRNAALAISSLRRLLEKGEAPLGILAMLARQLRLIYQYHLAADKRALAARLGVRPFVVQKVAAQARNFSLSAAARALEELLKVDTGIKTGQGGAGSLLEKAIWTIIKGEH; translated from the coding sequence TTGGACTGGCAGGAACTGGACAGGGAACTGGAACAAGGTAAGATAGCCCCGGTATATCTCTTTTATGGTAACGAAAGTTATCTCCTGGAACGGGCTTTAAAAACCCTCCAGGAAAAACTGGTCCCGGGGGAAGTAGCGGCCTTTGATTACCAGGAATTGGACGGCCGGGAGCTGACAGCCGGAACGATAGTCCTCGTGGCCGCTACCCTGCCGGCCCTGGCGCCCAGACGGCTGGTGGTAGTAAAAGATCCAGCCCCGGAAATATTGCAGGCCGGGGCGGGAGAACTCTTGGCCTATCTGGAAAACCCGGCTCCGACAACCTGCCTGATCCTGGCAGTTAATGGTAGTATTGACAAACGCTTAAAGCTTGTCAGGCTAATCCAGCAGACCGGCCGGGTGGTAGAATTTTTACCCCTTAAGGCGGCGGACTTGGAAAAATGGCTGCAGCGTGAGGCCCGCGAGGAGGGTTATATATTACCTCCGGCGGCAGCCCGGGCCCTGGTCCAGGCCAGCGGGGGAGACCTGCGCCTGGCCATGAATGAATTATATAAAGTAATGACCTTTACCGGGCAGCCGGGTACCATTACACCGGCAGATGTTGAGGTCCTGGTGCCGGCCGCGGCTGCGCAAACCACAATTTTCCAGTTAGTAGACGCCCTGGGGAACCGCAATGCCGCCCTGGCCATCAGCTCCCTGCGCCGACTGCTGGAAAAAGGCGAAGCCCCGTTAGGTATCCTGGCTATGCTGGCCCGGCAGCTGCGGCTAATTTACCAGTATCACCTGGCGGCGGATAAACGCGCGCTGGCCGCCAGGCTGGGAGTAAGGCCCTTTGTCGTGCAGAAAGTTGCTGCCCAGGCCCGCAATTTTTCCCTGTCTGCTGCCGCGCGGGCCCTGGAGGAATTATTAAAGGTAGATACCGGAATCAAAACCGGGCAGGGCGGAGCCGGTTCCCTGCTGGAAAAAGCCATCTGGACTATTATTAAAGGGGAGCATTAA
- the thiC gene encoding phosphomethylpyrimidine synthase ThiC, which produces MTQIEAARVGQVTRAMEKVAAKEGIRVEDLMAAVAAGRVVIPANKNHRNLEPCGIGKGLRTKVNANLGTSTAYPDIEPELEKLREALDAGADAVMDLSTGGDIDACRRQIIAHSPVAVGTVPIYQATVEAQEKYGALVEMTAEDLFRVIEKQAEDGVDFITVHCGVTLEVVDRLRREGRLADIVSRGGSFLTGWMLHHGEENPLYAQYDRLLEIARRYDVTLSLGDGLRPGCLADATDRAQIQELIILGELVDRAREAGVQAMVEGPGHVPLNQVQANILLEKRLCHEAPFYVLGPLVTDVAPGYDHITAAIGGALAAAAGADFICYVTPAEHLGLPTLADVREGVIAARIAGHAADLVKGISGAWEWDREMARARKALDWERQLELAIDPKKARQYRQNRNEAAAVTCSMCGDFCAMRLVGEYLGKPVEKC; this is translated from the coding sequence ATGACGCAAATAGAGGCGGCCCGGGTGGGACAGGTAACGCGGGCCATGGAAAAGGTGGCGGCAAAGGAAGGCATCCGGGTAGAAGACCTGATGGCGGCGGTGGCGGCCGGCCGGGTGGTGATCCCGGCCAATAAAAATCACCGCAACCTGGAACCCTGCGGCATTGGCAAAGGTTTAAGGACCAAGGTCAATGCCAACCTGGGGACTTCCACGGCCTACCCGGATATTGAGCCGGAACTGGAAAAGCTTAGAGAAGCCCTGGACGCCGGGGCCGATGCCGTCATGGACTTAAGCACCGGCGGCGATATCGATGCGTGCCGGCGCCAGATTATTGCCCATTCCCCGGTTGCCGTCGGCACGGTGCCCATCTACCAGGCCACGGTGGAGGCCCAGGAAAAATACGGTGCCCTGGTGGAGATGACCGCCGAGGACTTATTTAGAGTAATCGAAAAGCAGGCTGAAGACGGGGTGGACTTCATCACCGTCCACTGCGGCGTTACCCTGGAAGTAGTAGACCGCCTGCGGCGGGAGGGGCGCCTGGCTGACATTGTCAGCCGGGGTGGTTCTTTCCTGACAGGGTGGATGCTGCACCATGGGGAGGAGAATCCCCTCTATGCCCAGTACGACCGCCTGCTGGAGATCGCCCGCCGTTATGATGTCACCTTGAGCCTGGGCGACGGCCTCCGGCCCGGCTGCCTGGCCGATGCTACTGACCGGGCCCAGATCCAGGAATTGATTATTCTGGGTGAACTGGTAGACCGGGCCCGCGAAGCTGGCGTCCAGGCCATGGTCGAGGGGCCGGGACACGTGCCCTTAAACCAGGTGCAGGCCAACATCCTGCTGGAGAAGAGGCTGTGCCATGAGGCGCCCTTTTATGTCCTCGGTCCCCTGGTAACCGATGTCGCCCCGGGCTACGATCATATAACGGCGGCTATTGGCGGTGCCCTGGCAGCAGCGGCGGGAGCGGACTTCATCTGTTATGTTACCCCGGCCGAGCACCTGGGCCTCCCCACCCTGGCTGACGTGCGGGAAGGGGTAATTGCCGCCCGTATTGCCGGTCATGCTGCCGACCTGGTCAAGGGTATTTCCGGGGCCTGGGAATGGGACCGGGAGATGGCCCGCGCCCGAAAAGCCCTGGATTGGGAGCGCCAGCTGGAGCTAGCCATTGACCCCAAAAAGGCGCGGCAGTACCGCCAGAACCGCAACGAAGCTGCCGCCGTTACCTGTTCTATGTGCGGCGATTTTTGTGCCATGCGCCTGGTGGGGGAGTACCTGGGCAAGCCGGTAGAAAAGTGCTAA
- the spoIIP gene encoding stage II sporulation protein P: MATSKGAERLRIHVITRWQARLFLSRLVKVLVAVVVIFSLATGTWRLIKAGRQLSLGVPGYSAWLPLPLLEGILSEGLPTLALRAASSPQDNSSEALAAAVQVLASPLVVFPGSAESTRLLTTEEEYVLPQPLPEESVPPAPSEMELPSAGNPLVAIYNTHNAESYQPSEGQAKFPGKNGGVSQVAAVLAEALSKDYGVPVVRSTTIHDYPDFTRSYANSEKTLKRMLAENPSVLVALDIHRNAGLPAPPVVEINNQKVAQVLIIVGSNARLEHPNWRQNEAFAQRVAKKMDEFYPGLCLGVRVQEGRYNQHLLPRALLFEIGSDNNTLEEAERSARLVARVLAAVIEELRRENPAQSG, encoded by the coding sequence ATGGCTACCAGCAAGGGGGCGGAAAGGTTGCGGATTCACGTTATTACCCGCTGGCAGGCCAGACTCTTTCTATCCCGCCTGGTAAAAGTTCTCGTGGCAGTGGTGGTTATTTTTTCCCTGGCTACCGGTACCTGGCGTTTGATTAAAGCCGGCCGCCAGCTATCCCTGGGAGTACCCGGTTATTCTGCCTGGTTACCACTGCCCCTGCTGGAAGGCATTTTAAGCGAGGGCCTGCCGACCCTTGCTTTACGCGCGGCCAGCAGCCCGCAGGATAATTCCAGTGAAGCCCTGGCGGCTGCCGTCCAGGTCCTGGCCTCACCCCTGGTAGTTTTCCCCGGTAGCGCTGAATCAACACGCCTCTTAACCACCGAAGAAGAGTATGTATTACCCCAGCCCCTGCCGGAGGAAAGTGTACCGCCAGCGCCATCAGAAATGGAGCTCCCCAGCGCCGGAAACCCCCTGGTAGCTATATACAACACCCACAATGCGGAATCCTACCAGCCGAGTGAGGGACAGGCTAAATTTCCCGGGAAAAACGGCGGCGTCAGCCAGGTGGCGGCGGTCCTGGCCGAAGCTTTAAGTAAAGACTACGGTGTCCCGGTAGTACGTTCAACTACCATCCACGATTATCCCGACTTCACCAGGTCCTATGCCAATTCCGAAAAAACCCTGAAAAGAATGCTGGCGGAAAACCCTTCCGTCCTGGTAGCCCTGGATATCCACCGCAACGCCGGCCTGCCGGCACCACCGGTAGTGGAAATCAACAACCAGAAAGTCGCCCAGGTGCTCATTATCGTAGGCAGCAATGCCCGCCTGGAACACCCCAACTGGCGCCAGAATGAAGCCTTTGCCCAGCGGGTGGCGAAAAAAATGGACGAATTTTATCCCGGTTTATGCCTGGGTGTCCGGGTCCAGGAAGGACGCTACAACCAGCACCTCCTGCCCCGTGCCCTGCTCTTCGAAATCGGCAGCGATAATAATACCCTGGAAGAAGCTGAACGTTCCGCCCGCCTGGTCGCCAGGGTTCTGGCCGCAGTTATCGAAGAGCTACGGCGGGAAAACCCGGCTCAATCTGGTTAA
- the larB gene encoding nickel pincer cofactor biosynthesis protein LarB, with protein MTEAQLKDLLQAYKAGQVDLDTVMGHLKTLKEEDLGFAKVDHHRALRNGFPEVIFGQGKTKEHVAAIASRLAAAGSTVLVTRTTREAYQEVAARLPAAEFNELARTIVVAAGEIKPTGGRVAVLSAGTADLPVAEEAAVTAAVMGNEVERIYDVGVAGIHRLLGRVELVRRADVVIVVAGMEGALASVVAGLVDRPVIAVPTSIGYGASFGGLAALLTMLNSCAAGIGVVNIDNGFGAAALATAITRLKKV; from the coding sequence GTGACTGAGGCCCAACTCAAGGATCTTTTGCAGGCCTATAAAGCCGGACAGGTTGACCTGGACACGGTTATGGGGCATTTAAAAACTTTAAAGGAAGAAGACCTGGGCTTTGCCAAGGTCGATCATCACCGTGCCTTAAGGAACGGCTTTCCGGAGGTTATTTTCGGCCAGGGAAAAACAAAGGAACATGTGGCGGCCATTGCCTCCCGCCTGGCGGCCGCCGGCTCAACGGTCCTGGTAACCAGGACTACCAGGGAAGCATACCAGGAGGTTGCCGCCCGCCTGCCGGCGGCTGAATTTAACGAACTGGCCCGGACCATCGTGGTTGCTGCCGGGGAGATCAAGCCTACCGGTGGTAGAGTGGCGGTTTTAAGTGCCGGGACGGCCGACCTGCCTGTGGCTGAAGAAGCAGCGGTGACGGCGGCGGTAATGGGTAATGAGGTTGAGAGAATTTACGATGTCGGTGTGGCCGGCATTCACCGCCTGCTGGGGCGGGTGGAGCTGGTACGCCGGGCTGATGTGGTCATTGTCGTGGCAGGCATGGAAGGCGCCCTGGCCAGCGTTGTGGCCGGCCTGGTGGACCGGCCGGTAATTGCCGTGCCGACAAGCATCGGTTACGGTGCGAGTTTCGGCGGGCTGGCCGCCCTGCTGACCATGCTCAACAGCTGTGCTGCCGGCATCGGCGTCGTTAATATTGACAACGGTTTTGGCGCTGCCGCCCTGGCCACGGCCATTACCCGCCTGAAAAAAGTATAA
- the rpsT gene encoding 30S ribosomal protein S20, whose protein sequence is MPNIKSAIKRVELTRIRTERNKAVKSRVKTAIKKFRASLEQGDSTAAEKLRQAIRTIDKAVTKGVLHPNTAARKKSRLQRLFNKTSA, encoded by the coding sequence ATGCCCAACATTAAGTCGGCCATCAAACGCGTAGAGCTGACCCGCATTCGTACCGAACGCAACAAGGCCGTCAAATCCCGCGTGAAAACGGCCATCAAAAAATTCCGGGCCTCCCTGGAACAGGGAGATAGTACCGCTGCTGAAAAACTGCGCCAGGCCATTCGCACCATCGACAAAGCCGTTACCAAAGGCGTTCTCCACCCTAACACTGCCGCCCGGAAAAAATCAAGACTACAGCGCCTGTTTAACAAAACATCTGCTTAA
- a CDS encoding phage holin family protein, with translation MTNWVGTVVRFVVSALVLMLVGFILPGIRVAGFTGALIAAVVIAILGWLAEAVLGKRISPHGRGIVGFIVAAIVIYLAQFIVPAYLSVNILGALLAALVIGVIDAFVPTELR, from the coding sequence ATGACCAATTGGGTGGGTACTGTTGTCCGCTTTGTTGTCTCGGCCCTGGTACTGATGCTGGTAGGTTTTATCCTTCCCGGCATTAGAGTAGCAGGTTTCACCGGTGCCCTGATTGCAGCTGTGGTTATAGCCATCCTGGGCTGGCTGGCAGAAGCCGTCCTTGGCAAACGGATTTCCCCCCATGGTCGCGGCATTGTCGGCTTTATCGTCGCGGCAATTGTAATCTATCTTGCTCAATTTATTGTCCCCGCCTACTTAAGCGTGAACATCTTGGGTGCTTTACTGGCGGCTCTAGTTATCGGTGTAATTGATGCCTTTGTTCCTACCGAGCTGCGCTAG